A region from the Pungitius pungitius chromosome 16, fPunPun2.1, whole genome shotgun sequence genome encodes:
- the LOC119215561 gene encoding plastin-3, with product MTGKITKEEMEEMREIFEKTDLDHNGYICDHELHELLKDAGHPLPGYMVREIIQKLDRNKDNKISFEEFLAITQELKGSEVAKTFRKVINRKEGIMAIGGTSVLSSEGTQHSFSEEERYAFVNWINTALEKDPDCQHVLPMDHHVDSLFTSVGDGIVLCKMINLSVPDTIDERTINKKKLTPFTIQENLNLALNSASAIGCHVVNIGALDLKEGKPHLVLGLLWQIIKIGLFADIELSRNEALAALLKEGETLEDLMKLSPEELLLRWANFHLENAGWQKINNFSSDIKDSRAYFHLLNQISPKGTDEDHPRIDINMGGFSEKDDMKRAEAMLQQADRLGCRQFVTPADVVSGNPKLNLAFVANLFNKYPALTKPENEDINWGLLEGETREERTFRNWMNSLGVNPHVNHLYGDLQDAMVILQLYEKIKVPVDWNNKVNKPPYPKLGTNMKKLENCNYAVELGKTAKFSLVGIGGQDLNDGNATLTLALVWQLMRRYTLNVLEGLGDGQKVNDDIIVKWVNKTLEEAGKSTKISSFKDKEISSSLAVVELIDAIQPGSINYELLKTGSLSEDEKLENAKYAVSMARKIGARVYALPEDLVEVKPKMVMTVFACLMGRGMKRA from the exons ATgactggaaaaataacaaaagaggagatggaggagatgagggagaTCTTTGAGAAAACTG atCTGGACCACAATGGATACATCTGTGATCATGAGCTCCATGAACTCCTCAAAGATGCCGGCCATCCCCTGCCTGGATACATGGTTCGAGAGATCATCCAGAAACTGGATCGCAACAAGGACAATAAGATCAGCTTTGAAGAGTTTCTGGCG ATCACTCAAGAGCTGAAGGGCAGTGAGGTAGCAAAAACCTTCCGCAAGGTCATCAACAGAAAAGAAGGCATCATGGCTATCGGAGGGACGTCTGTGCTGTCAAGCGAAGGCACACAGCACTCGTTCTCTG AGGAGGAGCGGTACGCATTTGTGAACTGGATCAACACCGCTCTGGAAAAAGACCCCGACTGCCAGCACGTCCTTCCCATGGACCACCACGTGGACTCCCTCTTCACGTCTGTCGGGGACGGTATCGTACTTTG CAAGATGATAAACCTGTCGGTGCCGGACACCATAGACGAGAGGACAATAAACAAGAAGAAGCTGACACCGTTTACGATACAG GAGAATCTGAACCTGGCCCTGAACTCTGCTTCTGCCATCGGCTGCCACGTGGTAAACATCGGTGCTTTAGACCTAAAAGAGGGGAAGCCGCATCTTGTGCTCGGCCTGCTGTGGCAGATCATCAAGATCGGCCTGTTCGCTGACATCGAGCTCAGCAGAAATGAAG CGCTGGCAGCATTGCTGAAAGAAGGGGAAACCCTGGAGGACCTGATGAAGCTGTCTCCAGAGGAACTGCTGTTGCGCTGGGCAAACTTTCACCTGGAAAATGCTGGCTGGCAGAAGATCAACAACTTCAGCTCTGACATCAAG GACTCGAGGGCCTACTTCCACCTCCTGAATCAAATCTCTCCAAAAGGCACGGATGAAGATCACCCACGCATTGACATCAACATGGGGGGCTTCAGC GAGAAAGACGACATGAAGAGGGCAGAGGCCATGCTCCAGCAGGCCGACAGACTTGGCTGCCGACAGTTTGTCACCCCGGCTGACGTCGTCAGTGGAAACCCCAAACTCAACCTCGCCTTCGTGGCAAATCTGTTCAACAAATATCCAGCGCTGACCAAACCCGAGAATGAGGACATTAACTGGGGACTATTGGAAG GGGAGACACGGGAAGAGAGGACATTCAGAAACTGGATGAACTCTCTGGGAGTGAACCCACATGTCAATCACCTGTATGG AGACCTCCAGGATGCCATGGTCATCCTTCAACTCTACGAGAAGATTAAAGTGCCCGTGGACTGGAACAACAAGGTCAACAAGCCGCCCTACCCCAAACTGGGAACCAACATGAAAAAG TTGGAGAATTGTAATTATGCGGTGGAGCTTGGTAAAACAGCCAAGTTCTCCCTCGTTGGCATCGGCGGGCAGGACCTGAACGATGGCAACGCTACCCTGACTCTCGCACTGGTGTGGCAGCTGATGAGAAG ATATACATTGAATGTACTTGAAGGACTGGGTGATGGACAGAAagtaaatgatgacatcattgtaAAGTGGGTGAACAAAACATTGGAAGAAGCTGGAAAATCAACAAAGATTTCAAGCTTCAAG GACAAGGAGATCAGCAGCAGCTTGGCAGTAGTGGAACTGATCGACGCCATTCAGCCCGGCAGCATCAACTACGAGCTGTTGAAAACCGGCAGCCTCTCTGAAGACGAAAAGCTGGAGAACGCCAA GTACGCAGTCTCTATGGCGAGGAAGATCGGAGCACGCGTCTATGCTCTCCCAGAAGACCTTGTGGAGGTGAAGCCCAAAATGGTGATGACGGTCTTTGCCTGCTTGATGGGTCGGGGGATGAAGCGGGCCTAA